One segment of Manihot esculenta cultivar AM560-2 chromosome 4, M.esculenta_v8, whole genome shotgun sequence DNA contains the following:
- the LOC110612798 gene encoding cytochrome P450 84A1 yields the protein MDSLQSPSMLLYLLPLLVAFMIFLLHSRRKLPYPPGPRGYPIIGNMGIVDQLTHRGLANLAKKYGGLFHLQMGRLHVMAVSTPEVAQEVLQAQDIVFSNRPANVAITYLSYNRADMAFANYGPLWRQMRKICVMKLFSRKRAESWASVREEVDSIIRSVMEKTASQVDIGELLFALTRNITYRAAFGSFSHEGQDEFMKILQEFSKLFGAFNIADFFPWLGWIHAQDFNKRLVRARQSLDRFIDTIIDEHMEKKQRDKHDSKDENGVEIEKDMVDELMAFYRQEDQENGLYDSQSTIKLTRDNIKAIIMDVMFGGTETVASAIEWAMAELMKSPEDLEKVQEELEEVVGLNRVVHESDLENLTFLKCVSKETLRLHPPIPLLLHETAEDSVISGYRIPAKSRVMINAWAIGRDPNAWHEPERFNPSRFLKDGAPDFKGSNFEFIPFGSGRRSCPGMQLGLYAFEMSLAHLLHCFKWELPNGMKASELDMSDVFGLTAPKADRLVAVPTYRLNCAF from the exons ATGGATTCTCTTCAATCTCCATCCATGCTCCTCTATCTTCTCCCGTTGCTTGTTGcttttatgattttcttgcTTCATTCCCGTCGTAAACTCCCCTACCCTCCAGGCCCAAGAGGGTATCCGATCATCGGTAACATGGGTATCGTGGACCAATTAACCCATCGTGGATTAGCCAATCTAGCTAAAAAATATGGTGGGCTCTTTCACCTTCAGATGGGGAGGCTTCATGTCATGGCCGTGTCAACACCGGAAGTGGCCCAAGAAGTCCTTCAGGCACAAGATATCGTCTTCTCCAACCGGCCGGCGAATGTTGCGATAACTTACTTGAGCTATAACCGGGCCGATATGGCCTTTGCAAACTATGGACCGCTTTGGCGTCAAATGCGCAAAATCTGTGTTATGAAGCTGTTCAGTAGAAAACGAGCGGAGTCTTGGGCATCTGTGCGAGAAGAAGTGGACTCCATAATCCGATCGGTGATGGAGAAAACTGCTTCACAAGTTGATATCGGTGAACTGTTATTTGCTTTAACGAGGAATATAACATACAGAGCTGCTTTTGGATCATTTTCCCATGAAGGGCAAGATGAGTTCATGAAGATTTTGCAAGAGTTTTCAAAGCTTTTTGGAGCTTTTAATATTGCAGATTTTTTCCCTTGGTTGGGTTGGATTCATGCACAAGATTTCAATAAGAGGCTAGTCAGGGCAAGACAGTCTCTAGATAGGTTCATTGATACGATAATCGATGAACATATGGAGAAGAAGCAAAGAGACAAACATGACAGCAAAGATGAAAATGGAGTAGAAATAGAAAAAGACATGGTGGACGAATTAATGGCGTTTTACAGACAAGAAGACCAGGAAAATGGTCTCTACGACTCACAATCCACCATTAAGCTCACCAGAGACAACATCAAAGCTATCATCATG GACGTGATGTTTGGTGGAACCGAAACGGTGGCGTCAGCTATAGAATGGGCAATGGCGGAGCTGATGAAGAGCCCAGAAGACCTCGAAAAAGTACAAGAAGAACTTGAAGAAGTGGTTGGGTTGAACCGGGTAGTCCATGAATCAGACCTTGAAAATCTGACCTTCCTGAAATGTGTGTCGAAAGAAACACTACGTCTTCATCCTCCAATTCCCCTCCTCCTCCATGAGACAGCTGAGGATAGTGTGATTTCAGGGTACAGAATTCCAGCAAAATCACGTGTAATGATCAATGCATGGGCAATTGGGCGAGACCCAAATGCATGGCATGAGCCAGAAAGGTTTAATCCCAGCAGGTTTCTGAAAGATGGTGCACCAGATTTTAAAGGAAGCAACTTTGAGTTCATCCCATTTGGGTCGGGTCGGAGGTCATGTCCGGGTATGCAGCTAGGGTTGTATGCATTTGAGATGAGTCTGGCTCATTTGCTTCATTGTTTTAAATGGGAGTTGCCTAATGGAATGAAGGCAAGTGAGCTTGACATGAGTGATGTGTTTGGACTGACTGCTCCAAAAGCTGATCGACTCGTTGCTGTGCCAACTTACAGGTTGAATTGTgcattttga
- the LOC110614052 gene encoding GATA transcription factor 5: protein MEYCVAERALKSSLRNELVYKSTQQALFEDFLCSNANNGVVSCDDFSVDCFFDFSNGECYIQEKNMLEVEEEEEEEEEEKDSLSDSYQDRVDDDNNSNFSTTFSNSLLSGELSVPVDDLAELEWVSQIMDDSSSEFSLLCPLKPENLSNRFQPQPEPANFIKTSCLFPAPIPSKPRSKRSRARTWCIGSPISDLSPSSPSSSSSPASSSASTPCIVLTNMVQSIDSILTEPPMKKLKKKPELQTGEAFGSTQFQRRCSHCLVQKTPQWRTGPLGAKTLCNACGVRYKSGRLFPEYRPACSPTFSADVHSNSHRKVLEIRKKKEIVVPEYGMVPNF, encoded by the exons atggagtatTGCGTGGCTGAGAGAGCGTTGAAATCAAGTTTACGCAATGAACTCGTCTACAAATCTACCCAACAAGCTTTGTTTGAAGATTTCTTGTGTTCGAATGCAAATAATGGGGTTGTTTCGTGCGATGATTTCTCTGTTGATTGTTTCTTTGATTTCTCTAATGGAGAATGTTATATTCAAGAGAAAAATATGTTAGAagtagaagaggaagaggaggaagaagaagaagagaaagattcTCTTTCTGATTCCTATCAAGATCGTGTTGATGATGATAATAACTCCAATTTTTCTACCACTTTTTCTAATTCTCTCCTCTCCGGCGAACTCTCTGTGCCT GTTGATGATTTGGCTGAGCTTGAATGGGTTTCTCAAATTATGGATGATTCTTCCTCAGAATTCTCCCTTTTGTGTCCTTTGAAACCAGAGAACTTAAGCAATCGATTTCAACCACAACCTGAGCCTGCTAATTTCATCAAAACTTCATGCCTTTTCCCTGCCCCAATCCCATCCAAGCCAAGATCCAAACGTTCTAGAGCTAGAACCTGGTGTATCGGGTCTCCGATCTCAGACTTATCACCATCATCACCGTCTTCTTCTTCGTCGCCGGCGTCGTCCTCTGCTTCAACTCCATGTATTGTTCTCACCAACATGGTCCAAAGCATTGACTCCATATTGACCGAACCCCCGATgaaaaaactaaagaaaaagcCGGAACTTCAAACCGGTGAGGCGTTCGGTTCGACCCAGTTCCAGCGCCGGTGTAGTCATTGCCTGGTTCAAAAGACTCCGCAGTGGAGAACCGGTCCGCTCGGAGCCAAGACGCTATGTAACGCTTGTGGAGTTCGTTATAAATCGGGCCGGCTTTTTCCAGAATATAGACCTGCCTGTAGTCCAACCTTTTCAGCGGATGTTCACTCCAATAGTCATCGGAAAGTGTTAGAAATTaggaagaaaaaggaaatagtCGTACCGGAATATGGCATGGTTCctaatttttga
- the LOC122723465 gene encoding uncharacterized protein LOC122723465 — MCKVFPTTLSGPARAWFNSLETGSIRSFGDLATRFISRFIVGVPADRKMSYLETVRQRRDESLREYVARFNTEALQIPELDEGRAVEAMQKGTTSPEFFGSLSRKPPTSLAELMKRAEKYIRQDDALVTSRFAKGAADKGKAPEERRLERQEKKQGRRPEPY; from the coding sequence atgtgcaaggtgttcccaacgaCGCTTTCggggccagcacgggcgtggtttAATAGCCTTGAGACCGGAAGTATTAGaagctttggagatctggccactcgtttcatcagccggttcattgtCGGGGTGCCTGCAGACAGAAAGATGAGTTATCTGGAGACAGTCAGGCAGAGAAGGGATGAATCACTTAGGGAGTACgtagcccgtttcaatacggaggccttgCAGATCCCCGAGCTAGATGAAGGCAGAGCGGTGGAGGCAATGCAGAAAGGGACGACCTCACCCGAGTTCTTCGGTTCATTGAGCAGAAAGCCTCCCACCTCACTAGCAGAGCTAATGAAGAGAGCAGAAAAGTACatcaggcaggatgatgccttggtgacGAGCAGGTTCGCCAAGGGAGCGGCCGATAAGGGGAAAGCTCCGGAAGAAAGGAGGCTGGAAAGGCAAGAGAAGAAGCAAGGCAGAAGGCCTGAGCCCTACTGA
- the LOC110612510 gene encoding cytochrome P450 84A1 has product MDSLQSPTTLLYLLPLLVAFMIFLLHSRRKLPYPPGPRGYPIIGNMGIMDQLTHRGLASLAKRYGGIFHLQMGTVHFMVVSTPELAQEILQEQDSAFCNRPANVAMTYLSYNRADMAFANYGPVWRQLRKICVMKLFSRKRAESWASVREEVDSMIRALMEKTASQVNIGELVFALTRNITYRAAFGSFSHEGQDEFIKIMQEFSILFGAFDIADFFPWLGWIHAQENKRLVRARQSLDRFIDTIIDEHMEKKKRDKHHSKDENGVEIEEDMVDELMAFYRPEDDKNGFYDSQSTIKLTRDNIKAIIMDVMFGGTETVASPIEWAMAELMRNPEGLNKVQQELTEVVGLNRVVHESDLENLSYLKCVVKETLRLHPPVPLLRHETLKDSVLSGYRIPAKSRILINAWLIGRDPYLWHEPEMFDPSRFLKDGAPDFKGSNFEFLPFGSGRRSCPGMQLGLYAVEMSLAHLLHCFKWELPNGMKASEVDMSEAFGLTAPRAERLVAVPTYRLNCPL; this is encoded by the exons ATGGATTCTCTTCAATCTCCAACCACGCTCCTCTATCTTCTCCCTTTGCTTGTtgctttcatgattttcttgcTTCACTCTCGTCGGAAACTGCCCTACCCTCCAGGCCCAAGAGGGTATCCGATTATCGGTAACATGGGTATCATGGACCAATTAACCCATCGCGGATTAGCCAGTCTCGCTAAAAGATATGGCGGGATCTTTCACCTTCAGATGGGCACTGTACATTTCATGGTCGTGTCAACACCGGAACTGGCCCAAGAAATCCTTCAGGAACAAGATAGCGCCTTCTGCAACCGGCCGGCAAATGTTGCGATGACGTACTTGAGCTATAACCGGGCCGATATGGCCTTTGCAAACTATGGTCCGGTTTGGCGTCAACTGCGAAAAATCTGTGTTATGAAGCTGTTCAGTAGAAAACGGGCAGAGTCTTGGGCATCTGTGCGAGAAGAAGTGGACTCCATGATCCGAGCGTTGATGGAGAAAACTGCTTCACAAGTTAATATCGGTGAACTGGTATTTGCTTTAACGAGGAATATAACATACAGAGctgcttttggttcattttcccATGAAGGGCAAGATGAGTTCATAAAGATCATGCAAGAATTTTCAATCCTTTTTGGCGCTTTCGATATTGCAGATTTTTTCCCTTGGCTTGGTTGGATTCATGCACAAGAAAATAAGAGGCTAGTCAGGGCAAGACAGTCTCTAGATAGGTTCATTGATACGATAATTGATGAACATatggagaagaagaaaagagacaAGCATCATAGTAAAGATGAAAATGGAGTTGAAATAGAAGAAGACATGGTGGACGAACTAATGGCGTTTTACAGACCAGAAGACGACAAAAATGGTTTCTACGACTCACAATCCACCATTAAGCTCACTAGAGACAACATCAAAGCTATCATCATG GACGTGATGTTCGGTGGAACCGAAACGGTGGCGTCACCCATAGAATGGGCAATGGCGGAGCTGATGAGGAACCCAGAAGGCCTCAACAAAGTACAACAAGAGCTTACAGAAGTGGTTGGGTTGAACCGGGTAGTCCATGAATCAGACCTTGAAAATTTGAGCTACCTGAAATGTGTGGTGAAAGAAACACTACGTCTTCACCCTCCCGTTCCCCTCCTCCGCCATGAGACGCTGAAGGATAGTGTGCTTTCAGGGTACAGAATCCCAGCAAAATCACGTATACTGATCAATGCATGGTTAATCGGGCGAGACCCATATTTATGGCATGAACCAGAAATGTTTGATCCTAGCAGGTTTTTGAAAGATGGGGCTCCAGATTTTAAGGGAAGCAATTTTGAGTTCCTCCCATTTGGGTCGGGTCGGAGGTCATGTCCGGGTATGCAGCTAGGGTTGTATGCAGTTGAGATGAGTTTGGCTCATTTGCTTCATTGTTTCAAATGGGAGTTGCCTAATGGAATGAAGGCAAGCGAGGTTGATATGAGTGAGGCATTTGGATTGACTGCTCCAAGAGCTGAACGACTCGTTGCTGTGCCAACTTACAGGTTGAATTGTCCACTTTGA